The nucleotide sequence GCTGAAACACTATCATTGGCTTGCAATGCAAGTTTGCAATACTCAAACACTCGAGAATCTTCAGTTAATGACTTGAGCGTATCCTCCAGCTTAGTTTCAGGAAACCATGCTTTCAGAAACTGCGCGACCAACTTCAGTGGACGGCCGTGCAAATTTTTTACTTCCAGACTTAACCTCATTAATGGTTCTGCAATGTCGTAATAAGATTCTTTGCCCCGTTTTTCACTACACAGATACCCTTTTGTTTTGAGAGTTCCCAGTTGTTTGGAACAATTTCCTTCGGCAATAAACGTTTCTTCGGCTATCTCTTTGACAGTAAGGGCACCAGTGGCATTGCACAAGCATTGCACCAATTGACGCTGTTGATCTGGCAGCGACCTCATTCGTTCCTGAAAATAGGGGGTCAATTCTTCGGCCAGGGCCTCAAATGCAGAAACGAGATCATCAAGCGTTTCTCTGGTTAGAAATTCTGCTAGCAGCACATACATCCGATAGTTGCCCCCTGCAAGATGATGGAGTGCTCGAATGCGATACCGTGCCTGTGTGGAATCCAGAAATTGGACCAATTCTGTATTCTGCTGTTCTAGTGCAATGTTGCGAATCAATTGAAGGGCATTTTCGACGGTTAGCTGTTCCAGGTGATAGGTATCGAAAAATCCAAAAAAGGCTTCATTGCGACTGGAAACGGCATCAAACAACTGTTGGGATGTGCTAAGGGAGGCAATTCGGCGGGTTTCCTGCATAAACGCCCGCAATTTTTTTTGACCAGTATCACCCAAACTGCTGAATGTCTGGTCAAGATTTTCTGTAATCAACAGTATGTGACGGTGTTCTAACTGCTCAAGCACTTTATACAGCACTGCCAGTGCCGCATCGTCCGGTGGCAAACCGCGTACATTTGATTTGAAATCTTCAGGAAATTCATCAGGGTATTCGACTGCAAGCGACTTTGCAATTGCGAAGGCAAAGTGGACCAGCCCTGAAAAAACATCATCTTCTCCCAGCCAGGCAATCCGCATCGTATCGGCGAGTGCGGGGTTTTGCCGCAATTTCCAGGCAGCAAGTGACACAAGGTGTGTTTTGCCACTACCCCGTGGCCCCACGAGCAGGATATGATGCTTGTCGCCAGTTGACATGCTTATCGTCATCTGGTCAACAATCAACTCCAGCAATTTTTCCCGTTGCACAAATATCCGTTCCAACAATGCAGGGGGCATATTGCTGGGTGTATACGCTGATATCAAAATTCGTTTGGTCATGATTCCAACCCCTGGGCGATTTTCCACCAGCGTTTGATTAAAGGGAAACGGAATGAATACTGCTTTTGTGAATCAGTTTCGAGATAGTGGTCTTGAGCCAGAAATTTGAGCATATCGACGATGATTTTTCGGTCTGTCAATGGATATTGCCCACGGATTATTTGCCAGACCTGTTCAATTGTTTGCGGGTCTTCCGTACAGGCAAAATGATCCAGCACCGCACGAGCAATCTGATGTTCTGGAATCGTTTTTCCATTTGCATCAATTAATGAACCTGCATAATAGGTTACCAAGCGACTGCGGAAATGATCCATTTCCCAGGGGTCACGATCACTGGTTAAGTGCTCCTGCACTAAATCGTCAACATCGGCAACTGTAATTGAACGTCCAAGTAGGCCTAGTCGGCTAATAATCCGTTCGATATAGAATGGTACTCTGCTGGATAGCTCCACAATTCGCTTTAGAATTTCCTTGCGATTCTTTGCTTCAATCTTCAATATTTGGGTTTTAGCCAACTCGGTTGCCAGTATCAGGGCATGCTCTTCATTCAGGGGCTTAATTTCAACAAGTTCCATGTTGTTGAATGGTTGAGAAGCCAACTTATCCTGTTTCAGATCCCGCAACACATGGTGCAAGCCCACAGAGCCAGCAAATATCATTCTTAGATTCCGATGACTTTGCCGAAGTGCCCGAAGTGTGTCCACTAGTGTCAGGGCTTCATGTGGTTTGCCAGCTTTTGAGGAAACTTGTTCAATTTTCTGAAGCATATAGGGCAATTCATCAAGCATTATTAAAATTGTTCGATCTTCGCGATTCTGACAGAATCCATCAATTGCTTTCAAGAAGATTGTTTGCCAACCCAGGTCATTTGTTTCTGGCAGTTTGATGACACCCGCTATCTCTGTACCGCGAAGACCTGTCAAAAAATCTACGAACCATTTTTGGGCTTTTTCTTTCTTCTGAAGAAAAGGGCGCATTCTGTTCAATAACAGTTCTGCAAACGACTGACAAGTACTGATCCCTTCCACTTCCAGGAAGAGAACATCAAAGTCTTCTGGATGGTCTGCGGCCATCTTGGTCATAACCGTGGTCTTACCGACACGGCGTTCAGCAGTGAACCTAAGTGATCCTTGTTCTGGGGGTCTGCGAAGCATTTCCCAGATTCTCGAAATCAATTCATCACGCCCAACCACATTTTTGGTATCTATTTGTCTACCCATTTGGTCCTCCGATTCGATAATTTCGTGCGACTACTTTATCGTACGACGATTTTGTCGTGCGTTCAAGTGTAGCTTAATTGCTTTTTTGAAAATTTTTGCCTTACTAATCAACTATTCACCTGATTAGCTTCTTATAGTTAAGATTCTTAAGACAAATAGATGCCAGGTGGTGCCCACCTGATCATGAAGAAATTGTCATTTTTCGTAGAAATTGGATCCCGGCTTCGAAGTCCTGCATTCGGTTTGGTCCTGGGGTGCGGCGTTGCACAATCCAGCCACGGTACTCAATCGCACTTAACGTGGCAATCATTGCCAGCCAGGAGACGTCACCCGCACCCAGAGCGACTTCCTGCGTGCCTTCGCTGACACTGACCTTTCTGGCATCGCGTGCGTGAAAGTGGCACAGTCGGTCTTTCAGCAGCACCAGGTCTTTTAATGGTTCGTGGCGGTGAAAAATCATGTTCGCCGGATCGTAATTCACCTGTAATGAACCGAAAGAAAATTGCTGTAAGTACTCTACCACAGAGGGGATAGGATCGAAACCGATCTCCATTGCCACCAGACAGCCAAGCCGGTCGCCGGTGCTGCCCAGAAAATCCAGCGATTCCCGCAGCACCCGTGGGCGTTCGCCTTTTTCGTCGGCAACTGGAATTTGCGGCAGTGGCACCAGCACCACGTTGCTTTGCAGTTCACACGCCAGCACCATCGTATCGCGAATCGCCTCCAGGCGTGGCTGAAGTTGAAATTCATCGTCGATCCCACGTTGCAGTGGGCAATTCAGTGCCGTCAGGTGGGCTTCATGGCTTTTCAGCAGGTTGCGAATGTCTCTACGGGCAGTTTCGCCTAAACTTTTAGGTGCGAATTCGCCCACCGCACTCATCTGCAGGCCACGTGCCCCAATTCGCACCATGTGGGGTAGTATCGACCGAAACCGAAGTTGTGTTGCTTCCCCGACAATTCCCAATTTCATATTTCGCCTCGTTGTCGATTTCGAACCGACTGCCACCACAATTTCAACCGCACCCGTGGGCTAAGTGCTTGTTGGGAACGAAATAAGACGTTTTCGCGTCGAAACTGGCGGGATGCCCAAAACAGGCTGATCCACACGTAAAAGAAGAAAGAACCCAGACCGGTGCACCATGTCAGAGCGGAGATCGGCTTGCCCGAAACAGACAGCAGATTTTGCAGGATCAGCACCAGACCAGATATAGGTATCATACTGAGTCCGGGCGTAAGCTGGATTCCGGGCGTCAGCGGGATCAGGCTTAACGGCATCACCAGCAGCATAATGGGCAGCAGATAATACTGGCCTTCTTTGGTAGAACGGGCGAACGCACCCAGGCCCAGTGCCAAAGAACTGAAAAACATCGCCAGTGGGATGGCAAGAATGCAGGTCCAGGCCAGGCCGGTAAACGACAATATTGGTTCAGGCAGGAAAAAGCCCGCAATGATTGCCCCCAGTGCCATCCACATTAAGTTGTAAATGGCGGACATGTAGCCAAAAACGAACACAGCCAGAAACTTGCCCGCCACAATTTCCGATCGGCGGGCGGGGCAGATCAGAAGGGTTTCCATGGTC is from Zavarzinella sp. and encodes:
- a CDS encoding TIM barrel protein, which codes for MKLGIVGEATQLRFRSILPHMVRIGARGLQMSAVGEFAPKSLGETARRDIRNLLKSHEAHLTALNCPLQRGIDDEFQLQPRLEAIRDTMVLACELQSNVVLVPLPQIPVADEKGERPRVLRESLDFLGSTGDRLGCLVAMEIGFDPIPSVVEYLQQFSFGSLQVNYDPANMIFHRHEPLKDLVLLKDRLCHFHARDARKVSVSEGTQEVALGAGDVSWLAMIATLSAIEYRGWIVQRRTPGPNRMQDFEAGIQFLRKMTISS